The following are encoded together in the Anaerostipes caccae L1-92 genome:
- a CDS encoding TetR/AcrR family transcriptional regulator, with protein MNEKFLKLPEEKQRKIIYSAVRVFAEKEYRYASTDRMAELAGISKGLLFFYFKNKKSLYLYVYDHLIGLIVRQMEEMNFKEEHDFFKLFELSIRVKSALMKDNPYIHGFLLKARYEENEAVKQELSERNKTFLEEMFPRWFPEVDFSKFKENVDPQDVFMLLYYLGDGYLREAVGRNDFELERICEDYERWMDWIKGSVYRKEYL; from the coding sequence TTGAACGAAAAGTTTTTGAAACTGCCCGAAGAAAAACAAAGAAAGATCATTTATTCGGCGGTCCGGGTATTTGCGGAGAAGGAATATAGGTATGCCTCCACGGACAGGATGGCAGAACTGGCCGGAATATCAAAAGGACTGCTGTTTTTCTATTTCAAGAATAAAAAATCGTTATACCTTTATGTGTATGATCACCTGATCGGTCTGATCGTGCGGCAGATGGAGGAGATGAATTTTAAAGAAGAACATGACTTTTTTAAACTGTTTGAACTGTCAATACGTGTAAAATCCGCCCTGATGAAGGATAACCCGTATATCCACGGATTCCTTCTGAAGGCCAGATATGAAGAAAATGAGGCGGTGAAGCAGGAGCTTTCAGAGAGAAACAAGACCTTTTTAGAGGAGATGTTCCCGCGGTGGTTTCCAGAGGTGGACTTTTCAAAATTTAAAGAAAATGTGGATCCGCAGGACGTATTTATGCTGCTTTACTATCTGGGAGACGGATATTTAAGGGAGGCGGTGGGCAGAAATGATTTTGAACTGGAGCGGATCTGTGAAGATTATGAGCGCTGGATGGACTGGATAAAGGGAAGCGTCTACCGAAAGGAGTATCTATGA
- a CDS encoding phospholipase D family protein, producing the protein MAKTKRKTGRRILLFILMILLYEAAGACLPFAFQKTVSDSYKKTVDVPAFYGSGPGRERAGIVETNKGALDTRLAMFRDAKKSIIISTFDIREGKSTDDIFAALIDAADRGVKVQILVDGLYGMLHMNGKTIFQAAGSHPNIEIRFYNEPNFLKPWTINGRLHDKYVIADGSLLLMGGRNMFDYFIGDDSRGSIGYDREVLLYSKKPEQKNGAIPQVLSYFKKVWDSSDCKTVFEGNPRKDKTKSEIKYLSRRYQSIKKKLPLKTDWMKQTVPVKKASFVTNPIHIGNKEPYVWYTMQQLMLTAKKDVTIQTPYAVFSKDMYQGMEELTGKVPNVEMLINSTAVGDNFIASSDYTRNRPKILKTGPRVFEFFGDHSCHGKSIAIDDRLSVIGSYNFDMRSTYLDTETMLVLDSPELNRELRTYMDKLKEQSLEINKKEQYIPKQGVEKKELEGSKKMLFKFSSLFIQLFRYLA; encoded by the coding sequence ATGGCGAAGACAAAAAGAAAAACAGGCAGACGGATTCTGCTATTCATACTGATGATCCTTCTTTATGAGGCGGCTGGGGCATGCCTGCCCTTTGCATTCCAAAAGACAGTCAGCGATTCCTATAAAAAAACAGTCGATGTACCGGCGTTTTACGGTTCGGGCCCCGGCAGGGAGCGGGCCGGCATCGTCGAGACAAACAAAGGCGCTCTGGACACAAGACTTGCCATGTTCCGGGATGCAAAAAAGAGCATCATCATCTCTACCTTTGATATACGGGAAGGAAAGAGCACTGACGATATATTTGCGGCTCTCATCGATGCCGCCGACCGCGGAGTCAAAGTACAGATTTTAGTAGACGGACTCTACGGAATGCTGCACATGAACGGAAAAACAATATTTCAGGCCGCCGGAAGCCATCCAAACATAGAAATCCGTTTTTACAATGAGCCAAATTTTTTAAAGCCGTGGACAATCAACGGCCGGCTCCATGACAAGTATGTGATTGCGGACGGTTCCCTCCTCCTCATGGGCGGCCGGAACATGTTTGACTATTTTATCGGAGATGACAGCCGGGGAAGCATCGGCTATGACCGGGAAGTCCTTCTTTATTCCAAAAAACCGGAGCAAAAGAACGGAGCTATTCCCCAGGTCCTTTCTTATTTCAAAAAAGTATGGGATTCCTCAGACTGTAAAACAGTTTTTGAAGGAAATCCCCGGAAAGATAAGACAAAGAGTGAGATCAAATATCTCTCCCGCCGCTATCAGTCCATCAAAAAGAAACTTCCCTTGAAGACGGACTGGATGAAACAGACCGTTCCGGTAAAAAAGGCTTCTTTTGTGACAAACCCGATCCACATCGGCAATAAGGAGCCTTATGTGTGGTATACGATGCAGCAGCTCATGCTGACTGCCAAAAAAGACGTCACGATCCAGACACCATATGCGGTTTTCTCTAAGGATATGTATCAGGGAATGGAGGAACTGACTGGGAAAGTCCCCAACGTAGAAATGCTGATCAACTCCACGGCCGTTGGCGATAACTTCATTGCCTCCTCCGACTATACAAGAAACCGGCCGAAAATCCTGAAAACAGGCCCCAGGGTCTTCGAATTTTTCGGAGACCACTCCTGCCACGGAAAATCCATCGCCATCGACGACCGGCTGTCAGTGATCGGCTCCTATAATTTTGACATGAGAAGCACCTACCTGGACACTGAGACAATGCTCGTGCTGGACAGCCCCGAATTAAACAGAGAACTCAGAACATACATGGACAAGTTAAAAGAACAGTCACTAGAAATAAACAAAAAAGAACAGTATATCCCGAAACAGGGAGTGGAAAAAAAAGAACTGGAAGGTTCTAAAAAAATGCTGTTTAAATTCAGTTCCCTGTTCATTCAGCTTTTCCGATACCTAGCGTAG
- a CDS encoding cysteine-rich KTR domain-containing protein, whose product MNTEWIICPICQSKTRLRIRSDTEMRHFPLYCPKCKQETLINVQQMNILVIKEPDAQTQSR is encoded by the coding sequence ATGAATACCGAATGGATAATATGCCCTATATGTCAGAGCAAAACAAGGTTGAGAATACGGAGCGATACCGAAATGAGACACTTTCCCCTATACTGCCCGAAATGCAAACAGGAAACGCTTATTAACGTACAGCAAATGAATATATTAGTTATCAAAGAGCCAGACGCACAGACGCAGAGCCGATAA
- a CDS encoding ABC transporter ATP-binding protein yields MIQTLQRRFALSRQGAVDLIKGCIACVLQDISFMLSVGLLYNFVIDTMNGGVNGSRIAFYGVGALVCLCLIFVVTWFQYNATYLATYVESGVRRISLAEQLRKIPLSFFGKKDLADLTNSIMGDCATLEQAFSHYVPALAGSLISTTLIAICLFAYDWRMALAAVWVLPIAFTITFFSARIQEYFNRKSVAANVALESGVQECIESLQDLKANNAEESYLKGLDMKIDNVEKRHIITELGTALFVVSSTLILKFGIATVALVGSALLIRGEIDIPLFFLFLLVASRLYAPLEGALQNLAAVISTKTNINRMNEILDQPIQTGTNKVTNKGYDIVFDHVRFAYNTGETVLKDVSFTAKQGEVTALVGPSGGGKTTVSRLAARFWDINKGKITVGGMDISKIEPETLLSLYSIVFQDVTLFNNTIMENIRIGRKDATDEEVIAAARLANCEEFAAKLPDGYHSMIGENGCELSGGERQRISIARAFLKNSPIILLDEATASLDVENETLIQAALSRLIKDKTVLVIAHRMRTVSGADKVVVLSDGSVAEQGTPGELIDTGKIYPHMVKLQMVSQDWGI; encoded by the coding sequence ATGATTCAAACATTGCAAAGACGATTTGCGTTATCAAGACAAGGAGCTGTCGATTTAATAAAAGGCTGTATTGCCTGCGTTTTGCAGGACATATCCTTTATGCTTTCGGTGGGGCTGCTCTATAATTTTGTCATTGACACGATGAACGGGGGCGTAAATGGAAGCCGCATTGCTTTTTACGGGGTTGGCGCTTTGGTTTGCTTATGCCTTATCTTTGTTGTAACTTGGTTTCAATATAACGCCACCTATTTAGCGACTTATGTGGAAAGCGGAGTAAGACGCATTTCGTTAGCAGAGCAGCTCCGCAAAATCCCCTTATCCTTTTTTGGGAAAAAAGACCTTGCCGATTTAACAAACTCCATTATGGGCGATTGTGCCACACTTGAACAGGCATTTTCCCATTATGTACCCGCTTTGGCAGGCTCCCTTATTTCAACAACGCTGATTGCGATTTGCCTGTTTGCTTATGATTGGCGTATGGCTCTTGCGGCGGTTTGGGTTTTACCGATTGCATTTACCATCACATTTTTTTCAGCCCGCATACAGGAATACTTTAACCGTAAATCCGTAGCGGCAAATGTCGCGCTTGAAAGCGGCGTACAGGAGTGTATCGAGAGTTTGCAGGACTTAAAGGCGAACAATGCGGAAGAAAGTTATCTGAAAGGGCTGGATATGAAAATTGATAATGTGGAAAAGCGGCATATTATAACAGAACTTGGGACTGCCCTTTTCGTTGTTTCCTCTACGTTGATATTAAAGTTCGGGATTGCTACGGTTGCGCTTGTAGGCTCTGCTCTGCTTATTCGTGGGGAGATTGATATTCCGCTGTTTTTTCTGTTTTTACTTGTAGCTTCAAGGCTGTATGCCCCGCTTGAGGGCGCATTACAAAATCTTGCTGCGGTAATCTCCACAAAAACGAACATAAACCGTATGAACGAAATTCTTGACCAGCCTATCCAGACAGGAACAAACAAGGTAACAAATAAAGGCTATGATATTGTGTTTGACCATGTAAGATTTGCTTATAATACCGGGGAAACTGTATTAAAAGACGTGTCCTTTACGGCAAAACAGGGGGAAGTTACCGCGTTGGTCGGACCCTCCGGCGGCGGTAAAACAACGGTGTCGCGTCTTGCCGCGCGATTTTGGGATATAAACAAAGGAAAAATTACTGTCGGTGGTATGGATATATCAAAAATAGAGCCGGAAACATTGCTGTCGCTGTACTCTATTGTATTTCAGGATGTGACGCTGTTTAACAATACAATCATGGAGAATATCAGAATTGGCAGAAAGGACGCCACAGATGAAGAAGTGATTGCAGCGGCAAGATTGGCAAATTGTGAGGAATTTGCCGCAAAGCTCCCGGACGGGTATCACAGTATGATTGGTGAAAACGGCTGCGAACTGTCCGGCGGTGAAAGGCAGCGTATTTCAATCGCCCGCGCTTTCCTCAAAAATTCCCCTATCATCTTACTTGATGAAGCAACGGCAAGCCTTGATGTGGAAAACGAAACATTGATACAGGCTGCTTTGTCAAGGCTGATAAAGGATAAGACCGTACTTGTTATTGCCCACCGTATGCGTACCGTAAGCGGCGCGGATAAAGTAGTTGTGCTTTCAGACGGTTCTGTTGCCGAACAGGGAACGCCGGGGGAGCTGATAGACACAGGCAAGATTTATCCCCACATGGTAAAGCTGCAAATGGTCAGTCAAGATTGGGGCATTTAG
- a CDS encoding ABC transporter ATP-binding protein, whose protein sequence is MKKQSNLSRLMGYAGGHKILTYLSWILSVMSALLALVPFWYIWRIVHDILEASLYFSQAGKVTSYGWSAVLFAVLSIVVYIAGLMCSHISAFRVAANIRKELMRHITALPLEVTEKYGSGNLRRIVNTSSAATETYLAHRLPDKAGAIATPIGLLFLLLAFDWRLGLLSLVPVVLGFLIMMKMTGKDMAQRMEQYQNSLTDMSNEAVEYVRGVPVVKTFGQTIFSFKRFKDAIDNYETWVIAYTKGLRLPMMFYTTAINGVFAFLIAGGILFTRGGVTNELLLNLIFYIVITPVIGTTLTKIMFMSEDAMIVGDAISRIDEVLNEKPLSESSVNNIPTDNGITLEHVSYSYKVNDSEGGREGGLGRDGEKNALNDVSLRVAPGQVIALVGASGGGKTTLANIVTRFFDPQKGRILIGNTDIRDIPKETLMNKVSFVFQNSRLIKATILENVRMAKPDASREEIAHALEAAQCLDIIEKLPNGIDTVVGTNGVYLSGGEQQRIAIARAILKNAPILILDEATAFADPDNEVRVQQALSALSKGTPSGDTSMPSGSHMEKTVIMIAHRLSSITGADCIYVMQDGEIVESGTHNELIERNGIFTRMWKNYSEAAEWKIAKEVTA, encoded by the coding sequence ATGAAGAAACAGTCTAACTTATCACGATTGATGGGTTATGCCGGAGGGCATAAGATATTGACCTATCTTTCATGGATACTGTCAGTCATGAGCGCGCTGTTGGCTCTTGTGCCATTTTGGTATATCTGGCGTATCGTTCACGACATACTGGAAGCGTCCCTGTACTTCTCACAGGCGGGGAAGGTCACAAGCTACGGCTGGTCTGCCGTATTGTTTGCGGTACTCTCTATTGTTGTCTATATCGCCGGTCTGATGTGTTCGCATATAAGCGCGTTCCGGGTTGCCGCCAATATCCGAAAAGAGCTTATGCGGCACATCACAGCTCTGCCGCTGGAGGTAACAGAAAAGTACGGAAGCGGCAATCTGCGAAGGATCGTCAACACATCAAGCGCCGCAACGGAAACCTATCTTGCACACAGGCTTCCCGACAAAGCGGGAGCGATTGCTACCCCCATAGGGCTGCTCTTTCTACTGCTTGCTTTCGATTGGCGGTTAGGGCTTTTGAGCCTTGTTCCCGTTGTGCTTGGCTTTCTCATCATGATGAAAATGACCGGAAAAGACATGGCGCAGAGAATGGAGCAATACCAAAATTCACTTACCGATATGTCAAATGAAGCCGTTGAATATGTACGGGGTGTACCCGTAGTAAAGACGTTCGGGCAGACAATCTTTTCTTTCAAACGCTTCAAAGATGCGATAGACAATTACGAAACATGGGTAATTGCGTACACAAAGGGGCTGCGTCTGCCCATGATGTTCTATACAACGGCAATCAACGGCGTATTCGCGTTTCTGATTGCCGGAGGTATTCTCTTTACAAGGGGCGGCGTGACAAATGAACTGCTGCTAAACCTTATCTTCTATATTGTGATTACTCCTGTCATTGGTACGACACTCACCAAAATCATGTTTATGAGCGAGGACGCAATGATTGTAGGGGACGCAATAAGCAGGATTGATGAAGTACTAAACGAAAAGCCATTGTCTGAAAGCAGCGTGAATAATATCCCTACAGACAATGGAATTACATTAGAACACGTTAGTTACAGCTACAAGGTGAATGACTCCGAAGGAGGCAGAGAGGGCGGCCTGGGCCGTGACGGAGAAAAAAACGCGCTGAATGATGTGTCACTTCGGGTTGCACCGGGACAGGTGATAGCATTGGTAGGTGCGTCCGGCGGAGGCAAGACGACCCTTGCAAATATTGTAACAAGATTTTTTGACCCGCAAAAAGGGCGTATACTGATTGGCAATACCGACATACGCGATATTCCAAAGGAAACATTGATGAATAAGGTGTCCTTTGTATTTCAGAATAGCCGCCTGATCAAAGCGACCATATTGGAAAATGTGCGTATGGCAAAGCCTGATGCCTCGCGCGAAGAAATCGCTCATGCACTGGAAGCTGCGCAATGCTTGGATATTATCGAAAAATTACCGAATGGCATTGATACGGTTGTAGGCACAAACGGCGTGTACCTGTCCGGCGGCGAACAGCAGAGAATAGCCATAGCCAGGGCAATTTTGAAAAATGCGCCTATCCTAATTCTTGATGAAGCGACCGCGTTTGCAGATCCCGACAATGAGGTGCGTGTACAACAGGCTTTGTCCGCACTTTCAAAAGGAACCCCCTCCGGGGATACATCTATGCCATCCGGCAGTCATATGGAAAAAACGGTTATCATGATTGCACACAGGTTGTCGTCAATCACAGGTGCGGATTGTATTTATGTAATGCAGGACGGCGAGATTGTCGAGAGCGGCACGCATAATGAGCTGATAGAGAGAAACGGCATATTTACAAGAATGTGGAAGAATTATTCCGAAGCGGCAGAATGGAAAATTGCAAAGGAGGTAACAGCATGA
- a CDS encoding TetR/AcrR family transcriptional regulator, with the protein MNEVEQTTLYLIRSAAMQEFLKKGFKSASLRNIVKTAGVTTGAFYGYYDSKGDLFEALVGEHYNFLLSCFCKAQKEFAKIPPEEQPDNLTSTSGECMYEMLLYAYEHLNEFKLILCCSEGTRFSKLIDEMVEIETNATHDYFKVLERLGRPVPSIDKRLEHILITGMFNTFFELIIHEMPLEEAKHYLKEMRAFYTAGWMKIMGQ; encoded by the coding sequence ATGAATGAAGTAGAACAGACAACACTATACTTAATCCGTTCAGCTGCTATGCAGGAATTTCTTAAAAAGGGCTTTAAGTCCGCTTCTCTGCGGAATATTGTCAAAACGGCGGGTGTGACAACAGGCGCGTTCTATGGCTACTATGACAGCAAAGGGGATTTATTTGAAGCATTGGTAGGTGAACATTACAACTTTCTTTTAAGCTGCTTTTGCAAAGCACAGAAAGAATTTGCAAAAATCCCACCAGAGGAACAGCCAGACAATCTTACATCTACTTCCGGTGAATGTATGTATGAAATGCTTTTGTACGCTTATGAACATCTAAATGAATTTAAGCTTATTCTTTGTTGCTCGGAGGGAACGCGCTTTTCAAAGTTGATTGACGAAATGGTGGAAATAGAAACAAATGCTACACACGATTATTTCAAGGTGCTTGAAAGGTTAGGCAGGCCTGTTCCTTCGATTGATAAACGGTTAGAGCATATCTTGATTACAGGAATGTTCAACACTTTTTTTGAATTGATTATACATGAAATGCCGCTTGAAGAAGCAAAGCATTATCTAAAAGAAATGCGAGCTTTTTACACCGCCGGGTGGATGAAAATTATGGGGCAATAA
- a CDS encoding threonine/serine exporter family protein produces MIAQAVQILSSFIGALGFSILFNMRGKKLFFAGLGGLVSWTVYLVIASMTTSTFLPNFAASMTATVYAEALARLAKSPATIFLIGAIIPLVPGGQLYYTMNYAVAKNWGLFAMYGQRTLITAMAVSGGIMMVSSVYRLYNGLVSSRIKKKKQTDKKGNNPECGTAQ; encoded by the coding sequence ATGATAGCACAGGCGGTCCAGATTCTATCTTCGTTTATCGGAGCTCTCGGGTTTTCTATTTTATTTAATATGAGAGGAAAAAAGTTATTTTTTGCAGGACTGGGAGGTCTCGTCTCATGGACGGTTTACTTGGTCATAGCTTCCATGACTACGAGTACATTTCTGCCGAATTTTGCCGCATCCATGACGGCGACCGTCTATGCGGAGGCACTTGCCAGACTGGCCAAAAGCCCTGCTACCATTTTCTTGATTGGGGCGATCATTCCCCTTGTGCCGGGAGGTCAGCTTTACTATACGATGAATTACGCGGTCGCAAAAAACTGGGGGCTGTTTGCTATGTACGGCCAGAGGACCCTGATCACCGCCATGGCAGTGTCCGGCGGGATTATGATGGTATCCTCCGTATACCGATTGTACAATGGCCTGGTATCCAGCCGCATTAAAAAGAAGAAACAGACAGACAAAAAAGGAAACAATCCCGAATGTGGGACAGCTCAATAA
- a CDS encoding threonine/serine exporter family protein encodes MFLKQVLIQAMDLGKMMLISGAGVSRVEDTIERICLAYGAREVEAFTITSSIVVTVTTEDGDVFTQTKRIKYYKTDFHKLDRLNDLSRYVCREKPDITYLEEKLSDIRQEHIYSLPVQCLIASLIAGTFAVFFGGGFVEGIIGAVCGAAVWRLMAFLQKLDSNIMFSDFAAAFMVATIAYILAHLGATRDYGTIIIGNIMLLVPGVAFVNSIRDIIGGDVMAGMIRLCEVVVTAVFLAAGSFTALVLWGGVL; translated from the coding sequence ATGTTTTTAAAGCAGGTATTGATCCAGGCAATGGATCTCGGAAAAATGATGCTGATAAGCGGAGCCGGTGTTTCCAGAGTGGAAGATACCATTGAGCGCATCTGTCTTGCATACGGGGCGAGGGAAGTTGAGGCGTTTACGATCACATCCAGTATTGTGGTTACCGTGACCACAGAAGACGGAGATGTATTTACCCAGACGAAGCGAATCAAATATTACAAGACAGATTTTCATAAATTGGACCGGTTAAATGATCTTTCCAGATATGTGTGCAGGGAGAAGCCGGACATTACTTATCTGGAGGAAAAACTTTCAGATATTCGTCAGGAGCACATTTACAGCCTGCCGGTGCAGTGTCTGATCGCATCACTGATCGCCGGGACGTTTGCAGTCTTTTTTGGAGGAGGATTTGTGGAAGGGATCATCGGGGCAGTCTGCGGAGCGGCGGTCTGGCGGCTGATGGCTTTTCTTCAGAAGCTGGATTCCAATATTATGTTTTCTGACTTTGCTGCAGCTTTCATGGTGGCCACTATAGCGTATATACTGGCGCATCTGGGGGCTACCAGAGATTACGGCACGATCATCATAGGAAATATAATGCTTCTTGTGCCCGGGGTGGCTTTTGTCAATTCTATCCGGGATATTATAGGAGGAGACGTGATGGCAGGTATGATACGGCTTTGTGAAGTGGTGGTAACCGCTGTATTTCTGGCGGCAGGTTCTTTCACTGCACTTGTACTGTGGGGAGGTGTCTTATGA
- the yqeC gene encoding selenium cofactor biosynthesis protein YqeC, with protein sequence MKRIGKEEPLSEAFGIRGGILSIVGAGGKTTSVFKIAREQEAMGKKVLVTTTTHMELPGKETVLSGDADDIIQKLKPGRTVTAGLRDGEKMKGLPKEVFQAASSFADVTIVEADGAKKMPVKARNETEPVIPEGTDQILIVAGMSALGRPIKDVCHRPERACKILEKSDEEFLNFEDIMKLIRMEYVIMLRKQYPDAELLILLNQCDTKERMDQAARIGICFDSRYSVILR encoded by the coding sequence ATGAAGAGGATAGGAAAAGAGGAGCCGCTGTCTGAAGCCTTTGGTATCCGGGGCGGCATCCTTTCCATAGTGGGAGCAGGGGGAAAGACGACGTCGGTGTTCAAGATCGCAAGAGAGCAGGAAGCGATGGGAAAAAAGGTGCTGGTGACGACGACCACTCACATGGAATTGCCGGGAAAGGAGACTGTGCTTTCCGGAGATGCGGATGATATCATACAGAAACTGAAGCCGGGCCGGACCGTTACAGCAGGACTCCGTGACGGAGAAAAAATGAAGGGGCTGCCAAAAGAAGTCTTTCAGGCAGCCTCCTCTTTTGCTGACGTGACTATAGTGGAGGCGGACGGAGCAAAAAAAATGCCGGTAAAGGCCAGAAACGAAACAGAGCCGGTCATACCGGAGGGAACGGACCAGATCCTGATCGTGGCAGGAATGAGTGCTCTCGGCCGCCCCATAAAGGATGTGTGCCACCGGCCGGAACGCGCGTGTAAAATTCTTGAAAAATCTGATGAAGAATTTCTTAATTTTGAGGATATTATGAAGCTGATCCGTATGGAATATGTTATAATGCTCAGAAAACAATACCCGGATGCGGAACTCCTTATCCTGCTGAACCAATGTGACACAAAAGAGCGGATGGATCAGGCTGCCCGTATAGGTATTTGTTTTGACAGCCGATATTCGGTCATTTTACGTTAG
- a CDS encoding ABC transporter permease produces the protein MRAYWAFTKKELLESICTYKLLILGCIFLMFGFMNPVIAKITPELVKSFMPGGISIDLPSPSAADSWMQFFKNVPQMGLAVLAILFSGMIAGEIQKGTLVLMVTKGLSRTAVLCSKFTVAVLLWTASYAVCTGVTYGYTVYFWKMEGIDHLVAALLGVWLFGVLLLASDLLGSVISKSSYSSLLFTGIMVAVMFLLNIVPKIQEFNPIRLVSEPYGLITGTLRLSDFSGNFLAAGVLLLILLVLSGAAFGKKQL, from the coding sequence ATGAGGGCGTACTGGGCGTTTACAAAAAAAGAGCTGCTGGAAAGTATCTGCACTTATAAACTGCTGATCCTCGGATGTATATTTCTGATGTTTGGCTTTATGAACCCTGTCATAGCAAAGATTACCCCGGAGCTCGTGAAAAGTTTTATGCCCGGAGGCATCAGCATCGATCTTCCGTCTCCCTCAGCTGCGGATTCCTGGATGCAGTTTTTTAAAAATGTGCCTCAGATGGGGCTTGCTGTTTTAGCCATTCTCTTTTCCGGAATGATAGCAGGCGAGATTCAAAAAGGAACTTTAGTCTTGATGGTCACCAAGGGGCTTTCCCGGACTGCGGTGCTCTGCTCAAAGTTTACAGTGGCAGTCCTTTTGTGGACGGCTTCCTATGCGGTGTGTACGGGAGTAACCTATGGCTATACGGTTTATTTCTGGAAAATGGAAGGCATAGACCATCTGGTGGCTGCGCTTCTGGGGGTATGGCTGTTCGGGGTACTGCTGCTGGCCTCTGACCTTTTGGGAAGTGTGATTTCAAAGAGCAGTTATTCCAGTCTTTTATTTACAGGGATAATGGTCGCTGTGATGTTTCTGCTGAATATCGTACCGAAAATCCAGGAATTCAATCCGATACGTCTCGTATCCGAGCCGTATGGATTGATTACGGGGACCCTCAGACTTTCGGATTTTTCCGGGAACTTTCTGGCGGCGGGAGTGCTCCTGCTGATCCTCTTAGTTTTATCGGGCGCTGCCTTTGGAAAAAAACAGCTTTAA
- a CDS encoding ABC transporter ATP-binding protein — MNVLEIQHLSKQFGSHQVLRDLNFQVPEHSVYGFLGQNGAGKTTTMKIILGLLKADKGEVKVLGEPVRYGCTKTNRRVGYLPDVPEFYGYMNAEQYLRLCGEITGLTSKEISLRSEELLRLVGLSEEKKKIRGYSRGMKQRLGIAQALLNEPRLLICDEPTSALDPLGRKEILDILSKVREKTTVLFSTHVLSDVERICDRAAVLKDGRLVLSGSLEELKAQRRKDSLCLETGTPEGQNLLESEFQKKGYVFEVEKKNGVLIFHTSDMARLETELMICMTEHNICPMKMEVQKPTLENLFMEVIS, encoded by the coding sequence ATGAACGTATTGGAGATTCAACATCTTTCAAAACAGTTTGGGAGCCATCAAGTATTAAGAGACTTAAATTTTCAGGTGCCGGAGCACTCTGTATATGGATTTTTAGGCCAGAACGGAGCCGGAAAGACGACGACGATGAAGATCATCCTTGGACTTTTAAAGGCTGACAAAGGGGAAGTGAAGGTGCTGGGAGAACCGGTGCGCTACGGCTGTACAAAGACAAACCGCAGAGTGGGATATCTGCCGGATGTGCCTGAATTTTACGGCTATATGAATGCAGAGCAGTATCTGCGTCTGTGCGGGGAGATCACAGGTCTCACTTCAAAAGAGATAAGTTTAAGAAGCGAAGAGCTTCTCAGACTGGTAGGGCTTTCGGAGGAAAAGAAAAAAATCCGCGGATATTCCAGAGGCATGAAACAGCGTCTGGGCATTGCGCAGGCACTGCTCAACGAGCCCAGGCTTCTGATCTGCGATGAGCCGACTTCTGCCCTGGACCCTCTGGGACGAAAGGAGATCCTTGATATCCTTTCAAAAGTCAGGGAAAAAACAACAGTGTTATTTTCAACCCATGTGCTGTCCGATGTGGAGAGAATCTGTGACCGGGCGGCAGTGCTAAAAGACGGCAGACTGGTCCTTTCGGGAAGCCTTGAAGAACTGAAGGCACAGCGCAGGAAAGACAGCCTCTGTCTGGAGACGGGCACGCCGGAAGGACAAAATCTGCTGGAATCTGAATTTCAGAAGAAGGGATATGTTTTTGAGGTTGAGAAAAAGAATGGAGTTTTAATTTTCCACACATCAGATATGGCCCGTTTGGAAACAGAGCTTATGATCTGCATGACAGAGCACAATATATGTCCAATGAAGATGGAAGTGCAGAAGCCGACCCTGGAAAACTTATTTATGGAGGTGATATCATGA
- a CDS encoding PLDc N-terminal domain-containing protein, whose protein sequence is MNELMEYMPFLIPVIILELVLMVTALVHVLRHPDYRFGNRIFWILIVMFIQFLGPVVYFVFGRGDES, encoded by the coding sequence ATGAATGAGTTAATGGAATATATGCCTTTTTTGATCCCCGTGATCATATTGGAACTGGTGCTGATGGTGACCGCCCTGGTACATGTGCTGAGACATCCGGATTACCGGTTTGGAAACCGCATATTTTGGATATTAATTGTCATGTTTATACAATTTTTAGGGCCGGTTGTGTATTTTGTATTTGGAAGAGGGGATGAATCATGA